One window of the Chryseobacterium sp. CY350 genome contains the following:
- the purB gene encoding adenylosuccinate lyase — protein MNSYKNPLEERYSSEEMLFNFSHNNKFQNWRKLWIALAEIEKDLGLDITDEQIAELKANVDNIDYDKAAEYEKKFRHDVMAHVHAYGDVAPSAKGIIHLGATSAFVGDNTDLIQIRDGLLILKKKLVNVMKNLADFSIQYKDLPTLGFTHFQPAQLTTVGKRATLWLQSLVLDIEELDFFLETLRFRGVKGTTGTAASFLELFNGDYSKVKHLDKELSKRFGFEKVFGVSGQTYDRKIDAKVVALLGNIAQSAHKFTNDLRLLQNLKEVEEPFEKNQIGSSAMAYKRNPMRSERIGALAKYVMSLTTSSAMVASTQWFERTLDDSANKRLTIPQAFLAVDAILLIWNNIMNGIVVYPNRINKHIMEELPFMATEYIIMEEVKAGGDRQEIHEVIRVHSMEASKQVKEEGKENDLIERILNDHSLKLDKSKLKEVLDPKNFIGFAPIQTEEFIANEVQPILDANNELIGLESDLKV, from the coding sequence ATGAATTCCTACAAAAATCCATTGGAAGAGCGCTATTCCAGCGAAGAAATGTTGTTTAACTTTTCTCACAACAACAAATTCCAGAACTGGAGAAAACTTTGGATCGCTTTAGCTGAAATTGAAAAAGATTTAGGTCTCGACATTACAGACGAGCAGATTGCAGAGTTAAAAGCCAATGTTGACAACATTGATTACGATAAAGCGGCAGAATATGAAAAGAAATTCCGCCACGATGTGATGGCTCATGTTCACGCTTACGGTGATGTAGCGCCTTCAGCAAAAGGAATTATTCATTTGGGAGCAACTTCGGCATTTGTAGGAGACAATACAGATTTAATTCAAATTCGTGACGGACTTTTAATTTTAAAGAAAAAGTTGGTGAACGTGATGAAAAATCTGGCTGATTTTTCTATTCAATATAAAGATCTTCCAACATTAGGATTTACGCATTTCCAACCGGCTCAGTTAACGACAGTTGGAAAAAGAGCTACACTTTGGTTACAAAGTTTGGTTTTAGACATCGAAGAATTAGATTTCTTCTTAGAAACTCTACGTTTTAGAGGTGTAAAAGGTACAACAGGAACTGCAGCAAGTTTCTTAGAACTTTTCAACGGAGATTATTCTAAAGTAAAGCATTTAGATAAAGAATTATCAAAAAGATTCGGTTTTGAGAAAGTTTTCGGAGTTTCCGGACAGACTTATGACAGAAAAATTGATGCGAAAGTGGTTGCTTTATTAGGAAATATCGCACAATCTGCACATAAATTCACAAACGATTTACGTTTGCTTCAAAATTTGAAAGAAGTTGAAGAACCATTCGAGAAAAACCAGATCGGTTCATCAGCAATGGCTTACAAACGTAACCCGATGAGAAGTGAAAGAATCGGAGCTTTGGCAAAATACGTAATGTCTTTGACGACAAGTTCTGCAATGGTAGCTTCAACACAATGGTTTGAAAGAACTTTAGATGATTCTGCAAACAAGCGATTGACAATTCCACAAGCGTTTTTAGCGGTTGATGCAATCTTGTTGATTTGGAACAACATTATGAACGGAATTGTAGTGTATCCTAACAGAATCAACAAACATATTATGGAAGAATTGCCGTTTATGGCAACAGAATACATCATCATGGAAGAAGTGAAAGCTGGCGGCGACCGTCAGGAAATCCACGAGGTGATCAGAGTTCATTCTATGGAAGCTTCTAAACAGGTAAAAGAAGAAGGTAAAGAAAACGATTTGATCGAGAGAATTTTAAATGATCATTCTTTAAAACTTGACAAATCAAAATTAAAAGAAGTTCTTGATCCTAAAAACTTTATCGGTTTCGCACCAATTCAAACGGAAGAATTCATTGCGAATGAAGTTCAGCCTATTCTGGATGCAAACAATGAATTGATTGGATTAGAGTCTGACCTGAAAGTATAA